One window from the genome of Elaeis guineensis isolate ETL-2024a chromosome 5, EG11, whole genome shotgun sequence encodes:
- the LOC140857931 gene encoding L10-interacting MYB domain-containing protein-like — translation MSKKVTQNGTIEKAKWDARTVELYLNICGEEVMAGNHPGTHFNKVAERDALVGKETGLGWDHEKKTIQASPEWWGRKIKENPSVEEKGLQFREQMEICFKDVVGTGEHAWAPSSGVFPDEAVESRSSMSVGLRDTPLSIEGVMTVVRNLPGNVVGSDLWWKASQLLVKQPMREMFLAQEDPELQLPWLQKMSELHKD, via the exons atgagtaagaaagtgACACAAAATGGCACTATTGAGAAAGCTAAATGGGATGCACGTACCGTAGAATTGTATCTGAATATATGTGGGGAAGAAGTTATGGCTGGAAATCATCCTGGAACTCACTTCAACAAAGTAGCAG AACGGGATGCTTTAGTTGGAAAGGAGACTGGATTAGGATGGGACCACGAGAAAAAGACAATTCAAGCTAGTCCCGAATGGTGGGGGAGGAAGATAAAG GAGAATCCAAGTGTAGAGGAGAAAGGTTTACAGTTTCGAGAACAAATGGAGATttgttttaaggatgttgttggCACCGGTGAACATGCATGGGCACCGTCATCTGGAGTGTTTCCAGATG AAGCTGTGGAATCACGCTCTTCAATGAGTGTGGGGTTAAGAGATACACCACTTAGTATTGAGGGTGTAATGACCGTTGTTCGTAATTTGCCTGGTAACGTAGTTGGTAGTGATTTATGGTGGAAAGCGAGTCAGTTGCTAGTCAAGCAACCAATGAGAGAAATGTTTTTAGCACAAGAAGACCCAGAGTTGCAATTGCCATGGTTGCAAAAGATGTCCGAGCTTCACAAGGACTAG
- the LOC140857932 gene encoding NAC domain-containing protein 2-like: protein MSNPTSLPPGFRFHPTDEELILHYLKNRAASVPCPVSIIAEVDIYKFDPWDLPGDVGDREWYFFSPRDRKYPNGIRPNRAAASGYWKATGTDKPIHTSKGNENIGVKKALVFYKGRPPKGSKTNWIMHEYRLAEAQNSNSYKPMKFGDSSMRLDDWVLCRIYKKSHHLPSVPTPMDREQEDSGIEDSYYSNLTNITPQNPLRLHKSSSISELLEDYSSLSHLFDNQPEIPGSSDHAYIMPQPSSNQLFINSSGRYNLVQQLPQAEPTAPNAENYLKRQRMSDIYSEENNGLFYPSKKRNDSFIYTNFSNQFDSPQCSMLNQPFFSSQQILLNSHLGLH from the exons ATGTCCAACCCCACGTCGCTTCCACCCGGCTTTCGCTTCCATCCGACCGACGAAGAACTCATCCTTCACTACCTGAAGAATCGAGCAGCGTCGGTGCCGTGCCCAGTTTCGATCATCGCCGAGGTCGATATCTACAAGTTTGATCCATGGGATCTTCCTG GCGATGTTGGGGATCGAGAGTGGTACTTCTTTAGTCCGAGGGACCGTAAGTACCCGAACGGGATAAGGCCAAACCGGGCAGCTGCATCTGGGTATTGGAAGGCAACTGGGACTGATAAGCCGATCCATACGAGCAAAGGGAATGAGAATATTGGTGTTAAGAAGGCCTTGGTGTTCTACAAGGGTAGGCCACCTAAGGGATCGAAGACCAACTGGATCATGCATGAGTACCGCCTTGCTGAAGCTCAGAACAGCAACAGCTACAAGCCTATGAAGTTTGGAGACTCTTCCATGAGG TTGGATGACTGGGTCCTTTGTCGAATCTACAAGAAGAGCCACCATCTCCCGTCGGTTCCAACACCAATGGATCGAGAGCAAGAAGACTCGGGCATCGAAGATAGCTACTACTCAAACTTAACAAACATCACGCCACAAAACCCTCTAAGACTACATAAGTCTTCCTCTATATCTGAATTGCTTGAGGACTACTCTTCACTCTCACATCTATTTGACAACCAGCCTGAAATACCCGGATCATCAGACCATGCTTACATTATGCCTCAGCCAAGTTCAAACCAACTCTTCATTAACAGCAGTGGCAGGTACAACTTAGTTCAGCAGCTCCCCCAAGCAGAACCCACTGCTCCAAACGCTGAAAACTATTTAAAGCGCCAGAGAATGTCGGACATTTACTCAGAGGAGAACAATGGGTTGTTTTACCCATCAAAGAAACGCAATGATTCATTCATTTACACCAACTTCTCCAATCAGTTTGATAGCCCTCAGTGCAGCATGCTAAACCAGCCATTCTTCAGTAGTCAGCAAATATTACTGAATTCTCACCTGGGATTGCACTGA